In a single window of the Caloenas nicobarica isolate bCalNic1 chromosome 8, bCalNic1.hap1, whole genome shotgun sequence genome:
- the D2HGDH gene encoding D-2-hydroxyglutarate dehydrogenase, mitochondrial isoform X2: protein MSGDRKKKERREMWTCYELFINPSETPSRWSRMTVLKKAHGILVCQAGCILEKLNEYLEEQGFVMPLDLGAKGSCHVGGNVATNAGGLRLLRYGSLRGTVLGLEVVLADGSALDCLMSLRKDNTGYDLKQLFIGSEGTLGVITAVSILCPQKPKAVNLAFLGCQSFAKVLETFTTCRAMLGEILSAYEFMDEKCVELVERHLKLSSPVTGSPFYVLIETSGSNSTHDEEKLNSFLEQAMTSGLATDGTVATDDKKIKALWSLRERITEALTHDGYVYKYDISLPVGKLYDLVTDTRARLGRSAKNVVGYGHLGDGNLHLNITAESYSHSLLEAIEPFVYEWTARCDGSISAEHGLGFKKKQFIGYSKAKEAVLLMQRFKAMLDPKGILNPYKMLPSGS from the exons ATGTCTGGTgacaggaagaagaaggagagaagagaaatgtGGACATGCTATGAGCTCTTCATAAATCCCAGTGAGACACCCAGCAGGTGGAGCAGGATGACGGTGCTGAAGAAGGCACATG GAATCCTGGTGTGCCAAGCTGGTTGCATCTTGGAGAAACTCAACGAGTACCTGGAGGAGCAGGGTTTCGTCATGCCGCTCGACTTGGGAGCCAAAGGCAGCTGTCACGTCGGTGGTAACGTGGCCACAAATGCTGGAGGCTTGCGGCTCTTGAGATATGGCTCTCTGCGGGGGACGGTGCTGGGTCTGGAAGTG GTGCTGGCTGACGGCTCAGCTCTGGACTGCCTGATGTCCCTGCGCAAAGATAACACCGGCTACGACCTGAAGCAGCTTTTCATCGGCTCTGAGGGGACCTTGGGGGTTATCACTGCTGTCTCCATACTCTGTCCTCAGAAACCAAAGGCTGTCAATCTGGCATTCCTAG GGTGTCAGAGTTTTGCTAAGGTCCTGGAAACATTTACAACCTGCAGAGCCATGCTGGGTGAGATCCTGTCTGCCTACGAGTTCATGGATGAGAAGTGCGTGGAACTGGTTGAGAGACACCTCAAGCTGTCCAGCCCAGTGACAG GCAGccctttttatgttttaattgaAACTTCAGGCTCCAATTCGACCCACGATGAAGAAAAATTGAACAGTTTCCTAGAACAGGCCATGACCTCTGGCTTGGCCACTGATGGAACTGTGGCAACGgatgataagaaaataaag GCGCTGTGGAGCCTGCGGGAGAGGATCACAGAGGCTCTCACTCATGACGGCTACGTCTACAAATATGACATTTCCCTCCCTGTGGGAAAGCTGTATGATCTCGTGACGGACACGAGGGCTCGGCTGGGCCGGAGTGCCAAAAACGTGGTGGGCTACGGCCACTTGG gagACGGAAACTTGCACTTGAACATCACGGCGGAGTCCTACAGCCATTCCCTGCTGGAGGCCATCGAACCCTTCGTCTACGAGTGGACCGCGAGGTGCGACGGCAGCATCAGCGCGGAGCACGGGCTGGGCTTCAAGAAGAAGCAGTTCATTGGGTACAGCAAAGCCAAGGAGGCGGTTTTACTAATGCAGCGGTTCAAAGCCATGCTGGACCCCAAAGGGATCCTCAATCCCTACAAGATGCTGCCCTCCGGTTCCTGA
- the D2HGDH gene encoding D-2-hydroxyglutarate dehydrogenase, mitochondrial isoform X1, with protein sequence MGVSSAAPRPAWRRWAPLRCLRISPGQVPTCAPVPPQRGNRVPAVGVCRPWAAGFEALRGLHAAPRSRREVALTSERFGVQRLPFSRVGDRDVAFFERVLPGRVVTDPEELKPFNVDWLQSVRGCSQLMLKPQTTAEVSQILRYCYERNLAVNPQGGNTGLVGGSVPVFDEIILSTALMNRIISFDKVSGILVCQAGCILEKLNEYLEEQGFVMPLDLGAKGSCHVGGNVATNAGGLRLLRYGSLRGTVLGLEVVLADGSALDCLMSLRKDNTGYDLKQLFIGSEGTLGVITAVSILCPQKPKAVNLAFLGCQSFAKVLETFTTCRAMLGEILSAYEFMDEKCVELVERHLKLSSPVTGSPFYVLIETSGSNSTHDEEKLNSFLEQAMTSGLATDGTVATDDKKIKALWSLRERITEALTHDGYVYKYDISLPVGKLYDLVTDTRARLGRSAKNVVGYGHLGDGNLHLNITAESYSHSLLEAIEPFVYEWTARCDGSISAEHGLGFKKKQFIGYSKAKEAVLLMQRFKAMLDPKGILNPYKMLPSGS encoded by the exons ATGGGGGTTTcctccgccgccccccggcccgccTGGCGCCGCTGGGCCCCGCTGAGGTGCCTGAGGATCAGTCCCGGGCAGGTCCCGACTTGTGCTCCGGTGCCGCCTCAGCGGGGGAACCGTGTGCCCGCGGTGGGGGTTTGCAGGCCGTGGGCCGCGGGGTTTGAGGCCCTGAGGGGCCTGCACGCAGcgccccgcagccgccgggAGGTCGCGCTGACCAGCGAGCGGTTCGGGGTGCAGCGGCTGCCGTTCTCCAGGGTGGGGGACCGAGATGTGGCCTTTTTCGAGCGGGTCCTACCGGGCAGGGTCGTCACAGACCCGGAGGAGCTGAAACCCTTCAATGTGGACTGGCTGCAATCCGTGCGGG GCTGTAGCCAGCTGATGTTGAAGCCGCAGACAACAGCGGAGGTGTCGCAAATCCTCAG GTACTGCTATGAGAGGAACCTGGCAGTGAACCCCCAGGGGGGGAACACTGGCCTTGTCGGGGGCAGTGTTCCCGTCTTCGATGAGATCATTCTCTCCACTGCTCTCATGAACCGGATCATCAGCTTTGACAAGGTGTCTG GAATCCTGGTGTGCCAAGCTGGTTGCATCTTGGAGAAACTCAACGAGTACCTGGAGGAGCAGGGTTTCGTCATGCCGCTCGACTTGGGAGCCAAAGGCAGCTGTCACGTCGGTGGTAACGTGGCCACAAATGCTGGAGGCTTGCGGCTCTTGAGATATGGCTCTCTGCGGGGGACGGTGCTGGGTCTGGAAGTG GTGCTGGCTGACGGCTCAGCTCTGGACTGCCTGATGTCCCTGCGCAAAGATAACACCGGCTACGACCTGAAGCAGCTTTTCATCGGCTCTGAGGGGACCTTGGGGGTTATCACTGCTGTCTCCATACTCTGTCCTCAGAAACCAAAGGCTGTCAATCTGGCATTCCTAG GGTGTCAGAGTTTTGCTAAGGTCCTGGAAACATTTACAACCTGCAGAGCCATGCTGGGTGAGATCCTGTCTGCCTACGAGTTCATGGATGAGAAGTGCGTGGAACTGGTTGAGAGACACCTCAAGCTGTCCAGCCCAGTGACAG GCAGccctttttatgttttaattgaAACTTCAGGCTCCAATTCGACCCACGATGAAGAAAAATTGAACAGTTTCCTAGAACAGGCCATGACCTCTGGCTTGGCCACTGATGGAACTGTGGCAACGgatgataagaaaataaag GCGCTGTGGAGCCTGCGGGAGAGGATCACAGAGGCTCTCACTCATGACGGCTACGTCTACAAATATGACATTTCCCTCCCTGTGGGAAAGCTGTATGATCTCGTGACGGACACGAGGGCTCGGCTGGGCCGGAGTGCCAAAAACGTGGTGGGCTACGGCCACTTGG gagACGGAAACTTGCACTTGAACATCACGGCGGAGTCCTACAGCCATTCCCTGCTGGAGGCCATCGAACCCTTCGTCTACGAGTGGACCGCGAGGTGCGACGGCAGCATCAGCGCGGAGCACGGGCTGGGCTTCAAGAAGAAGCAGTTCATTGGGTACAGCAAAGCCAAGGAGGCGGTTTTACTAATGCAGCGGTTCAAAGCCATGCTGGACCCCAAAGGGATCCTCAATCCCTACAAGATGCTGCCCTCCGGTTCCTGA
- the GAL3ST2 gene encoding galactose-3-O-sulfotransferase 2, which produces MPCRAKTNVMFLKTHKTASSTVLNIMFRFAESYNLTVALPADHHVHLGYPETFLAHFVEAFQATGQNYNIMCNHLRFNPSEVQKVMAANTFYFSILRSPISLLESSYIYYKNIVPAFRLSKDVNEYLASPTKYYHLADSRENIYARNIMWFDFGYDNNAQDNRKYVQAVLKEIEQNFHLILIAEYFDESMILLKHVLCWDLDDVIYFKLNSRSQDTVQTLTPESKERIKAWCSLDWQLYLHFNQSFWRTIEETVGLKELEKEVNHLRMRQKELMETCLSDQKAVEKDRIQNKALLPFQSGAANILGYNLRQDLDNRTLRTCQRMVMPELQYTSYLYAVQHPHKKRKPFGLSLPGLQKMTQLPVPN; this is translated from the exons ATGCCTTGCCGTGCCAAGACTAACGTCATGTTCCTCAAGACCCACAAGACGGCCAGCAGCACCGTCCTCAACATCATGTTCAGGTTTGCGGAGAGCTACAACCTCACCGTCGCCCTCCCCGCTGACCACCACGTCCACCTGGGCTACCCGGAGACCTTCCTGGCCCACTTTGTGGAGGCATTTCAAGCCACAGGACAAAACTACAACATCATGTGCAACCACCTGCGGTTTAACCCCTCGGAG GTGCAAAAGGTGATGGCAGCGAACACCTTCTACTTCTCCATCCTGAGGAGCCCCATTTCTCTGCTGGAGTCTTCCTACATCTACTACAAGAACATTGTCCCTGCCTTTAGGCTCTCCAAGGACGTGAACGAGTACCTGGCATCACCCACGAAGTATTACCACCTGGCGGATTCCAGGGAAAACATCTACGCCAGGAATATCATGTGGTTTGACTTTGGCTACGATAACAATGCACAGGACAACAGAAAGTACGTCCAGGCAGTCCTGAAGGAGATTGAGCAGAACTTCCACCTGATCTTGATAGCAGAGTACTTTGATGAGTCCATGATCCTCTTGAAGCACGTTTTGTGCTGGGATCTGGACGACGTGATTTACTTTAAGCTCAATTCCAGAAGCCAGGACACTGTCCAGACCTTGACTCCGGAAAGCAAGGAGCGGATAAAAGCGTGGTGCTCGCTGGACTGGCAGCTCTACCTGCACTTCAACCAGAGCTTCTGGAGGACAATTGAGGAGACCGTAGGGCtcaaggagctggagaaggaggtgaATCACCTGCGAATGAGGCAGAAGGAGCTAATGGAGACCTGTCTCTCAGACCAGAAGGCGGTGGAGAAGGATCGCATCCAGAACAAAGCTCTCCTGCCTTTCCAGTCAGGGGCTGCAAATATCCTTGGGTACAATCTCAGACAAGACTTAGACAACAGGACTTTGAGAACCTGCCAGAGAATGGTGATGCCAGAGCTCCAGTACACGTCCTACCTCTATGCGGTTCAACACCCGCACAAGAAGAGGAAGCCGTTCGGCTTGTCCTTGCCCGGTTTACAGAAGATGACGCAGCTCCCAGTTCCCAACTAG
- the D2HGDH gene encoding D-2-hydroxyglutarate dehydrogenase, mitochondrial isoform X3, whose amino-acid sequence MPLDLGAKGSCHVGGNVATNAGGLRLLRYGSLRGTVLGLEVVLADGSALDCLMSLRKDNTGYDLKQLFIGSEGTLGVITAVSILCPQKPKAVNLAFLGCQSFAKVLETFTTCRAMLGEILSAYEFMDEKCVELVERHLKLSSPVTGSPFYVLIETSGSNSTHDEEKLNSFLEQAMTSGLATDGTVATDDKKIKALWSLRERITEALTHDGYVYKYDISLPVGKLYDLVTDTRARLGRSAKNVVGYGHLGDGNLHLNITAESYSHSLLEAIEPFVYEWTARCDGSISAEHGLGFKKKQFIGYSKAKEAVLLMQRFKAMLDPKGILNPYKMLPSGS is encoded by the exons ATGCCGCTCGACTTGGGAGCCAAAGGCAGCTGTCACGTCGGTGGTAACGTGGCCACAAATGCTGGAGGCTTGCGGCTCTTGAGATATGGCTCTCTGCGGGGGACGGTGCTGGGTCTGGAAGTG GTGCTGGCTGACGGCTCAGCTCTGGACTGCCTGATGTCCCTGCGCAAAGATAACACCGGCTACGACCTGAAGCAGCTTTTCATCGGCTCTGAGGGGACCTTGGGGGTTATCACTGCTGTCTCCATACTCTGTCCTCAGAAACCAAAGGCTGTCAATCTGGCATTCCTAG GGTGTCAGAGTTTTGCTAAGGTCCTGGAAACATTTACAACCTGCAGAGCCATGCTGGGTGAGATCCTGTCTGCCTACGAGTTCATGGATGAGAAGTGCGTGGAACTGGTTGAGAGACACCTCAAGCTGTCCAGCCCAGTGACAG GCAGccctttttatgttttaattgaAACTTCAGGCTCCAATTCGACCCACGATGAAGAAAAATTGAACAGTTTCCTAGAACAGGCCATGACCTCTGGCTTGGCCACTGATGGAACTGTGGCAACGgatgataagaaaataaag GCGCTGTGGAGCCTGCGGGAGAGGATCACAGAGGCTCTCACTCATGACGGCTACGTCTACAAATATGACATTTCCCTCCCTGTGGGAAAGCTGTATGATCTCGTGACGGACACGAGGGCTCGGCTGGGCCGGAGTGCCAAAAACGTGGTGGGCTACGGCCACTTGG gagACGGAAACTTGCACTTGAACATCACGGCGGAGTCCTACAGCCATTCCCTGCTGGAGGCCATCGAACCCTTCGTCTACGAGTGGACCGCGAGGTGCGACGGCAGCATCAGCGCGGAGCACGGGCTGGGCTTCAAGAAGAAGCAGTTCATTGGGTACAGCAAAGCCAAGGAGGCGGTTTTACTAATGCAGCGGTTCAAAGCCATGCTGGACCCCAAAGGGATCCTCAATCCCTACAAGATGCTGCCCTCCGGTTCCTGA
- the NEU4 gene encoding sialidase-4 yields the protein MGSRHFPARTVLFEKESNGVTYRVPALLYLPCVAKLLAFAEERLSADDAHANLLVLRRGSVYGSYVEWEDMRVLETATLQHHRSMNPCPLYDEFTGTLFLFFITVLGRTPEAYQIVTGQNVTRLCCVTSTDQGLSWSAATDLTQQVIGGAIKDWATFALGPGHGIQLRSGRLLVPAYSYHIDCKECFGQLCKTTPHSFAFYSDNHGRGWHFGEFIPNLQTGECQLVSVDEEDGSNVLYCNARSPLGFRVQALSTDDGAVFHGGQLVQRLVEPPHGCHGSIIGFPAPFVYVPTAPRDPMTSLQGSARRLLPGMLQQFRYLSPGQVAGDKLPTGATGSHCEPAEPEKGCPSPEHYRHAHGITSVRGDPAMNPSPPAFFQAPTWVLYSHPTSSMSRINMGVHLSTFPRDVESWTEPWVIYEGPSAYSDLAYIELPYNEASITGGPAIAFACLYENGTRSPYEQISFSMFTLHDVLQNIPLTATAPRRDGAPQRRGKWGRRSCLVS from the exons ATGGGCTCCCGGCACTTCCCCGCCCGGACCGTGCTCTTCGAGAAGGAATCCAACGGCGTCACGTACCGCGTGCCCGCCCTGCTCTACCTGCCCTGCGTGGCCAAGCTGCTGGCGTTCGCCGAGGAGCGGCTGAGCGCCGACGATGCCCACGCCAACCTGCTGGTGCTGCGCCGCGGCTCCGTCTACGGGAGCTACGTGGAG TGGGAGGACATGCGTGTGCTGGAGACGGCGACGCTGCAGCACCACCGGTCGATGAACCCCTGCCCGCTGTACGACGAGTTCACCGGCaccctcttccttttcttcatcaCGGTGCTGGGCAGGACGCCCGAAGCCTACCAGATCGTCACCGGCCAAAACGTCACCCGCCTCTGCTGCGTCACCAGCACCGACCAGGGCCTGAGCTGGAGCGCGGCCACGGACCTGACGCAGCAGGTCATCGGTGGGGCCATCAAAG ACTGGGCAACATTTGCACTGGGCCCCGGCCACGGGATCCAGCTGCGGTCGGGACGGCTGCTGGTGCCCGCCTACAGCTACCACATCGACTGCAAGGAGTGCTTCGGGCAGCTCTGCAAGACCACCCCTCACTCCTTCGCCTTCTACAGCGACAACCACGGCCGGGGCTGGCACTTTGGCGAGTTCATCCCCAACCTGCAGACAGGTGAGTGCCAGCTGGTCTCGGTGGACGAGGAGGACGGTTCCAATGTCCTCTACTGCAACGCCCGCAGCCCCTTGGGCTTCAGGGTCCAGGCGCTCAGCACGGACGATGGGGCCGTCTTCCACGGGGGGCAGCTGGTCCAGCGGCTGGTCGAGCCCCCTCACGGCTGTCACGGCAGCATCATCGGCTTCCCTGCACCTTTTGTGTATGTCCCCACTGCTCCACGGGACCCTATGACGTCTCTCCAGGGCTCAGCTCGCCGTCTGCTCCCTGGGATGCTCCAGCAGTTTCGGTACCTGTCCCCGGGGCAGGTAGCAGGTGATAAGCTGCCCACTGGGGCCACGGGCAGCCACTGCGAGCCAGCTGAGCCTGAGAAGGGTTGTCCTTCCCCAGAGCATTACCGTCATGCCCATGGCATCACTTCGGTCCGAGGGGACCCCGCGATGAaccccagcccccctgccttCTTCCAAGCACCGACATGGGTCCTCTACTCCCATCCCACCAGCTCCATGTCACGGATCAACATGGGGGTTCACCTAAGCACCTTCCCCAGGGATGTGGAGAGCTGGACCGAGCCCTGGGTCATCTACGAGGGCCCAAGCGCTTACTCAGACCTGGCTTACATAGAACTGCCCTACAACGAGGCTTCCATCACTGGTGGCCCGGCCATCGCTTTCGCCTGTCTCTATGAGAACGGAACGCGGTCGCCCTACGAGCAGATCTCCTTCAGCATGTTCACGCTGCACGACGTGCTCCAGAACATCCCCCTGACAGCCACTGCTCCCCGGCGGGACGGTGCCCCCCAACGCCGCGGCAAGTGGGGCCGAAGGAGCTGCCTCGTCTCCTAG